A genomic window from Sorex araneus isolate mSorAra2 chromosome 2, mSorAra2.pri, whole genome shotgun sequence includes:
- the LOC101558476 gene encoding olfactory receptor 2G3-like, which yields MDVNNESYGTDFILLGFSDRPRVERIISVVVVISYLVTLVGNTMIILVSHLDPHLHTPMYFFLSNLSLLDLCYTTTIVPQMLVNLWGPRKSITYGGCVLQFFFALDLGATECLLLAVMAYDRYAAVCQPLHYTVIMNPRLCNQMVITSWLGGLGSAIVICSLTLKLPRCGHREVDNFFCEMPALIKMACAYSKVIEVVVFTLGVVFLLVPLSLIFVSYGVITRAVMRIKSAGRWRKILNTCGSHLTVVALFYGTLISMYMKPQSNSTAPNEGKFLTLFYTIITPSLNPLIYTLRNKDVKSAVKRLLFARKCSAQL from the coding sequence ATGGACGTAAACAATGAGAGTTACGGGACAGACTTCATCCTTCTGGGCTTTTCTGACAGACCCCGAGTAGAACGCATCATCTCCGTGGTGGTCGTCATCTCCTATCTCGTGACTCTGGTGGGAAACACAATGATCATCCTGGTGTCTCACctggacccccacctccacacgcccatgtacttcttcctctccaacctGTCGCTTTTGGACCTCTGCTATACAACCACCATTGTCCCCCAGATGCTGGTAAATCTGTGGGGACCAAGAAAGTCAATCACGTACGGAGGGTGTGTGCTCCAGTTCTTCTTTGCCCTGGACCTGGGTGCCACAGAGTGTCTGCTCTTGGCtgtcatggcctatgaccgctatgcagctgtgtgccagcctctgcacTACACGGTGATAATGAACCCTCGGCTCTGCAACCAGATGGTCATAACGTCCTGGTTGGGTGGCCTTGGAAGTGCCATAGTTATTTGCTCCTTGACTTTGAAATTGCCAAGATGTGGGCACCGAGAGGTGGATAATTTCTTCTGTGAGATGCCGGCCTTGATTAAGATGGCTTGTGCTTATTCCAAAGTCATTGAGGTGGTAGTTTTTACTCTTGGAGTGGTGTTTCTCCTCGTGCCTCTGTCACTAATTTTCGTCTCCTACGGGGTCATCACTCGTGCTGTGATGAGGATCAAATCCGCAGGAAGATGGAGGAAAATCCTCAACACGTGCGGCTCCCACCTCACCGTGGTGGCTCTCTTCTATGGAACACTCATCTCGATGTACATGAAGCCCCAGAGTAACAGCACAGCCCCCAATGAGGGCAAGTTCCTGACTCTCTTCTACACCATCATCACCCCCAGCCTCAACCCTCTGATCTACACGCTGAGAAACAAAGACGTCAAGAGTGCAGTGAAGAGGCTGCTGTTTGCAAGGAAATGCTCAGCACAGCTTTGA